The following are encoded together in the Eubacterium sp. 1001713B170207_170306_E7 genome:
- a CDS encoding chitobiase/beta-hexosaminidase C-terminal domain-containing protein — MKKRHLIALIMIILLLIPSLSGCGKDLTTKISLESGEYYGEQEVTLSNAGTGTIYYTLDGSDPRDGGNVYDPETPLKINFDSTLKACTRDGGSKGKVAEATYTIKNMEQTDQSSGALMFTAYIRGTYQSGDSRIIFNQDRSLEWQNGSDTGSSAYTITMSSDEDPLKATLTYINSEGKEAKYEIDANAIWDDGSLVINGTTYQPVDEDEEE, encoded by the coding sequence ATGAAAAAGAGACATTTAATCGCACTTATTATGATCATTTTGCTCCTGATCCCATCGCTCAGCGGTTGCGGAAAAGATCTTACCACCAAAATATCTTTGGAATCAGGAGAATACTATGGCGAACAGGAAGTCACCCTTTCAAATGCCGGTACTGGAACCATTTATTATACCCTTGACGGCTCCGATCCCAGGGACGGTGGCAACGTGTATGATCCGGAGACACCTTTAAAGATCAATTTTGATTCAACCTTAAAGGCCTGTACCAGGGATGGCGGCAGCAAGGGCAAGGTCGCTGAGGCCACCTATACCATCAAGAATATGGAACAGACCGATCAAAGCTCAGGCGCGCTGATGTTTACAGCCTATATCCGCGGAACCTACCAGAGCGGCGATTCCAGAATCATCTTTAATCAGGACCGCTCTCTTGAATGGCAAAACGGTTCCGACACAGGCAGCTCAGCCTATACCATTACCATGTCCAGCGACGAAGACCCGTTAAAGGCGACCCTTACCTATATCAACAGTGAGGGCAAGGAGGCAAAATACGAAATTGACGCCAACGCCATCTGGGACGATGGTTCGCTGGTCATTAACGGGACTACCTACCAGCCGGTAGATGAGGATGAAGAAGAATAA
- a CDS encoding DUF1667 domain-containing protein — protein sequence MKTNVTCISCPLGCQMVVEEKDGQYTVTGNTCKNGEKYGIEEVTNPKRVIPTTVVINGALMARLPVKTADAVPKGKIFDVMKEIDKIVVDAPVKMGDVIIKDVLGTGVDVVATKTMPRV from the coding sequence ATGAAAACTAATGTAACATGTATTTCATGCCCTTTAGGATGCCAGATGGTCGTTGAAGAAAAAGACGGCCAGTACACAGTAACGGGCAACACCTGTAAAAACGGTGAAAAATATGGGATTGAAGAAGTAACCAATCCTAAACGCGTTATCCCGACTACGGTTGTGATTAACGGCGCCTTGATGGCCCGTCTGCCGGTCAAAACCGCCGACGCTGTGCCAAAGGGAAAAATCTTTGATGTCATGAAAGAAATCGACAAGATTGTTGTCGACGCTCCTGTAAAAATGGGCGATGTCATCATCAAAGACGTTTTAGGCACCGGCGTTGATGTTGTTGCGACAAAAACCATGCCGCGCGTATAA
- a CDS encoding FAD-dependent oxidoreductase, with protein sequence MIYDVVILGGGPAGLAAAVEAKKDGAENVLILERDRELGGILNQCIHNGFGLHTFKEQLTGPEYAERYIDQVVELGIPYELNTMVLDMEDKGDTKIVHAINEADGYTAIETKSVILTMGCRERTSGAIGIPGYRPAGVFTAGTAQRFINMEGYMAGKEVVILGSGDIGLIMARRMTLEGAHVQAVCELMPYSNGLVRNIVQCLDDYDIPLKLSHTITFIHGKDRIEGVTVMQVGDDRKPIPGTEEFIPCDTLLLSVGLIPENEISRNAGVDIDGRTSGPVVGELRETSMSGVFACGNVVHVHDLVDFVSEESVLAGKGAAKYIKGELSTETNFDTVNGEGISYVVPQHVSLANMDDALTFYMRVRNVYADSVVNAYINGEKIATKKARKFLPAEMVNFNIKKEVLEKYPNGKIEFIVEPKEAKK encoded by the coding sequence ATGATTTATGATGTAGTTATTTTAGGCGGCGGCCCTGCTGGCCTTGCTGCAGCAGTAGAAGCAAAAAAAGACGGTGCTGAAAATGTGCTGATTCTGGAACGTGACCGTGAACTCGGCGGTATCCTGAACCAGTGTATCCATAATGGATTCGGCTTACATACATTTAAAGAACAGTTAACAGGCCCTGAATACGCAGAGCGTTATATTGATCAGGTGGTTGAACTGGGAATCCCCTACGAACTGAACACCATGGTCCTTGACATGGAAGACAAGGGCGATACTAAGATTGTCCACGCCATCAATGAAGCCGATGGCTATACCGCCATTGAAACAAAATCTGTTATCCTGACCATGGGCTGCCGCGAGCGTACCTCCGGTGCCATCGGTATCCCGGGCTACCGCCCGGCCGGCGTTTTCACCGCTGGTACTGCACAGCGCTTCATTAACATGGAAGGCTACATGGCCGGTAAAGAGGTGGTTATCCTGGGCTCCGGCGATATTGGACTCATCATGGCACGCCGTATGACGCTGGAAGGCGCTCACGTACAGGCTGTCTGCGAATTAATGCCTTACTCCAACGGTCTGGTTCGTAACATTGTCCAGTGTCTGGATGATTACGACATTCCTTTGAAGTTATCCCACACCATCACCTTTATCCACGGTAAGGACCGTATCGAAGGCGTTACGGTCATGCAGGTCGGCGATGACCGCAAGCCAATTCCAGGAACTGAAGAATTTATCCCTTGTGATACCCTGCTCTTATCCGTTGGTCTGATTCCTGAAAATGAAATCTCCCGCAACGCAGGCGTTGATATTGACGGCCGCACCAGTGGACCGGTTGTCGGTGAGTTGCGTGAAACCAGCATGTCTGGCGTATTTGCCTGCGGTAATGTTGTACATGTGCATGACCTCGTCGACTTCGTATCCGAAGAATCCGTACTGGCTGGCAAGGGCGCAGCCAAATATATCAAAGGTGAATTATCCACCGAAACGAACTTTGACACCGTCAACGGCGAAGGAATCTCCTACGTTGTTCCGCAGCACGTTTCTTTGGCGAACATGGATGATGCCCTGACCTTCTACATGCGTGTCCGCAACGTTTATGCCGACAGTGTTGTCAATGCTTACATTAACGGCGAAAAGATCGCCACCAAAAAAGCAAGAAAATTCCTGCCTGCTGAAATGGTAAACTTCAATATTAAAAAAGAAGTACTGGAAAAATATCCAAATGGTAAAATAGAATTTATTGTCGAACCGAAGGAGGCAAAAAAATGA